A part of Fusarium graminearum PH-1 chromosome 3, whole genome shotgun sequence genomic DNA contains:
- a CDS encoding xylulose-5-phosphate phosphoketolase yields the protein MSPEVKSISPFGIARSTVQGEPLSKEEIQQYNDFFKASCYLSLGMIYLKENPLLRQPLKAEHLKLRLLGHFGSAPGQIFTYMHFNRLIIKHDLHALFISGPGHGAPAVLSQSYLEGVYTEVYPDKTLDDEGMQKFFKSFSFPGGIGSHATPETPGSLHEGGELGYSISHAFGAVFDNPDLIALTMVGDGEAETGPLATAWHSNKFLNPIVDGAVLPVLHLNGYKINNPTVLARISHRELECLFIGYGWQPYFVEGDDIESMHQAMAATLEHCVDEIRKIQKEARDSGEAVRPLWPMIVLRSPKGWTAPRKVDNNYLEGYWRAHQVPIADPATNPAHLKVLEDWMRSYEPERLFDANGAPIASLRALIPQGNRRMSANPVANGGLLRKPLKMPDFRDYAIKVESPGNVMNASMTNMAVFLRDVMATNQTNFRLFGPDETESNKLGGVYDAGKKVWMGEYFEEDDNGGNLAKAGRVVEMLSEHNCEGWLEGYLLSGRHGLLNSYEPFIHVIDSMVNQHCKWIEKCLEVEWRAKIASLNILLTAVVWRQDHNGFTHQDPGFLDVVANKSPEVVRIYLPPDGNCLLSVMDHCLRSVNYVNVVVSDKQEHLQYLPMDAAIEHCTKGIGIWPQFSTDAGQNPDLVMASCGDISTHESLAAIDLLLEHFPDLKIRCVNVVDLFKLIHPSDHPHGLTDSEWTSLFTDDTPVIFNFHSYPWMVHRLTYKRPGSRNLHVRGYKEKGNIDTPLELAIRNQTDRFSLAIDAIDWMPQLRNRGASARQALLNSQIQARNEAFETGMDPAFLKNWTWKRNGLWKKVSEGLASR from the exons ATGTCACCAGAGGTCAAGTCTATCTCGCCCTTTGGCATTGCTCGTTCAACTGTCCAGGGCGAGCCTCTCtccaaggaggagatccAACAGTACAATGACTTTTTCAAAGCCAGTTGTTACCTCTCCTTGGGTATGATCTATCTCAAAGAGAATCCTCTTCTTAGACAACCCCTCAAAGCCGAGCATCTCAAGCTTCGACTACTTGGTCACTTTGGCTCAGCCCCTGGCCAGATCTTCACATATATGCACTTCAACCGTCTGATCATAAAGCACGACCTTCAtgctctcttcatctctggTCCTGGGCATGGTGCTCCTGCTGTCCTTTCGCAGTCTTACCTCGAGGGTGTCTATACCGAGGTCTACCCCGACAAGACtctcgacgacgagggtATGCAAAAGTTCTTCAAGAGTTTCTCATTCCCTGGAGGAATCGGCTCGCACGCCACCCCCGAAACTCCCGGATCCCTCCATGAGGGTGGTGAGCTGGGTTATTCCATCTCACACGCTTTCGGTGCCGTCTTTGATAACCCTGACCTGATTGCTCTTACTatggttggtgatggtgaagccGAAACTGGCCCTCTTGCTACTGCCTGGCACAGCAACAAGTTCCTCAACCCAATCGTTGATGGCGCCGTCCTACCTGTTCTTCACCTCAATGGttacaagatcaacaaccccaCTGTTCTCGCTCGAATCTCTCATCGAGAACTTGAGTGTCTCTTCATCGGTTACGGCTGGCAGCCCTATTttgttgaaggtgatgaCATTGAGTCTATGCACCAGGCAATGGCTGCTACGCTTGAGCACTGCGTGGATGAGATTCGAAAGATCCAAAAGGAGGCTCGTGACTCCGGCGAGGCTGTGCGACCTCTGTGGCCTATGATCGTTCTTCGAAGTCCCAAGGGGTGGACTGCTCCCCGCAAGGTTGACAACAACTACCTGGAGGGTTACTGGCGAGCTCACCAGGTCCCTATCGCAGACCCCGCCACCAACCCTGCCCAtctcaaggttcttgaggacTGGATGCGAAGCTACGAGCCTGAGCGCCTTTTCGATGCGAATGGCGCACCCATTGCATCCCTCCGGGCTCTTATTCCTCAAGGTAACCGACGAATGAGCGCTAACCCTGTCGCCAATGGTGGTCTGCTCAGGAAGCCCTTGAAGATGCCCGACTTCAGGGACTATGCCATCAAGGTGGAGAGCCCCGGAAATGTCATGAATGCTAGCATGACCAACATGGCTGTATTCCTCAGGGATGTCATGGCCACCAACCAAACCAACTTCCGTCTCTTTGGTCCCGATGAGACTGAGTCCAACAAGCTTGGCGGTGTCTACgatgctggaaagaaggtctGGATGGGTGAGTActttgaagaggatgacAATGGTGGCAACCTCGCCAAGGCTGGACGTGTTGTCGAGATGCTTTCTGAGCACAACTGTGAGGGCTGGCTTGAGGGTTACCTCCTGAGTGGTCGACATGGACTACTCAACAGCTACGAGCCTTTCATCCATGTCATTGACTCTATGGTCAACCAG CACTGTAAATGGATCGAGAAGTGTCTCGAGGTTGAGTGGCGTGCCAAGATTGcttctctcaacatcctgtTGACTGCTGTCGTGTGGCGCCAGGACCACAACGGCTTCACACACCAAGATCCCGGTTTCCTTGACGTCGTCGCCAACAAGAGCCCCGAGGTTGTCCGAATCTATCTTCCTCCTGATGGCAACTGTCTGCTTTCTG TTATGGACCACTGTCTTCGCTCCGTCAACTATGTCAACGTTGTCGTTTCAGATAAGCAGGAACATCTCCAGTACCTGCCTATGGATGCTGCCATTGAGCACTGCACCAAGGGCATCGGTATCTGGCCCCAGTTCTCCACTGATGCTGGACAGAACCCCGACCTGGTCATGGCCTCTTGCGGTGACATCAGCACTCACGAGTCTCTGGCTGCTATTGATCTCCTACTTGAGCATTTCCCCGACCTCAAGATTCGCTGCGTCAACGTTGTTGATCTCTTTAAGTTGATTCACCCCAGCGATCATCCCCACGGCCTTACAGACTCTGAGTGGACCAGCCTCTTCACTGATGACACTCccgtcatcttcaacttccacagCTACCCATGGATGGTGCACCGCTTGACATACAAGCGCCCCGGAAGCCGCAACCTGCACGTTCGTGGttacaaggagaagggcaacaTCGACACCCCTCTCGAGTTGGCCATCCGCAACCAGACTGATCGTTTCAGTCTTGCCATCGATGCTATCGATTGGATGCCTCAGCTTCGCAACCGTGGCGCTTCAGCTCGCCAGGCTCTTCTGAACTCCCAGATCCAGGCTCGCAATGAGGCCTTCGAGACAGGAATGGACCCTGCCTTCCTCAAGAACTGGACTTGGAAGCGCAATGGCCTGTGGAAGAAGGTCAGCGAAGGCCTAGCTTCACGATAG
- a CDS encoding DNA mismatch repair protein msh-2: protein MASRPELKLDDEGGFIRFFKSLPDVNQDTIRIFDRGDWYTSHGQDANYIAKTVYKTTSVVRQLGRNDHTGLPSVTMTMTVFRQFLREALLKLGKRIEIWQSSSGRMNWKCIKQASPGNLQDVEDDLGGQIESAPMILAVKISAKASEARNVGVCFADASVRELGVSEFLDNDLYSNFEALLIQLGVRECLIQVDKGDKKDENEKDPELAKIKKIIDNCGVAIAERPAGDFGIRDIEQDLARLLKDERSASLLPQTDLKLAMGSAASLIKYLGVLQDPSNFGQYQLYQHDLAHFMKLDAAALKALNLMPGPRDGSKTMSIFGVLNHCKTPVGSRLLAQWLKQPLMSKNEIEKRQQLVEAFYVDTELRQTLQEEHLRSIPDLYRLSKRFQRGKANLEDVVRAYQVVIRLPGFIGTFEGVMDENYKDPLDEAYTTKLRDLSDSLGKLQDMVEQTVDLDALDRHEYIIKADFDKSLRIIRKKLDQLDKDIRAEFTASAKDLGQEADKKIFLETSHKVHGVCMRLTRQEAGCIRNNSKYQECSTQKNGVYFTTKKLQAYRREYDQLSQNYNRTQSSLVHEVVQVASSYCPVLERLAGILAHLDVIVSLAHASVHAPESYVRPKIHARGEGQTILREARHPCMELQDDVQFITNDVELTRDKSSFLIITGPNMGGKSTYIRQTGVIALMAQVGCFVPCAEAELTIYDSILARVGASDSQLKGVSTFMAEMLETANILKSATSESLIVIDELGRGTSTYDGFGLAWAISEHIVKEIGCSAMFATHFHELTALADQYPQVQNLHVTAHIGGTDAAASEADAKREVTLLYKVAPGVCDQSFGIHVAELVRFPDKVVRMAKRKADELEDFTTKHEDLGLQYSKQDMEDGSAMLKRVLVEWKDKVKAGDMSREEQVAALKELVGANPELQANPFFQSVKAL, encoded by the exons TTTCattcgcttcttcaagtctttaCCAGATGTTAACCAAGACACAATCCGCATCTTTGATCGAGGCGATTGGTACACTtcccatggccaagatgccaACTATATCGCAAAGACT GTCTACAAGACAACTTCTGTTGTCCGACAGCTCGGCCGAAATGACCATACCGGGCTGCCTTCCGtcaccatgaccatgaccgTATTCCGACAATTTCTTCGAGAAGCCCTActcaagctcggcaagcGAATCGAGATTTGGCAGAGTTCTTCCGGTCGCATGAACTGGAAGTGCATCAAGCAGGCGTCACCAGGCAACCTCCAAGACGTGGAGGACGACTTAGGAGGTCAGATCGAGTCTGCACCTATGATTCTCGCAGTCAAGATCTCAGCAAAGGCTTCTGAAGCTCGAAATGTCGGTGTCTGCTTTGCAGATGCCAGCGTGCGAGAGTTGGGCGTCAGCGAGTTCCTCGACAACGACTTGTATTCCAACTTTGAGGCACTCCTTATCCAGCTCGGTGTCCGTGAGTGCTTGATACAAGTTGACAAGGGCGATAAGAAGGATGAAAATGAGAAGGATCCTGAGTTGGCCAAGATAAAAAAGATCATCGACAACTGCGGCGTCGCCATTGCAGAGAGACCAGCTGGCGACTTTGGCATTCGAGATATTGAACAGGACTTGGCACGCCTACTCAAGGACGAACGATCCGCATCTCTTCTCCCACAGACAGATCTCAAGCTGGCCATGGGATCTGCagcatctctcatcaagTACCTCGGGGTTCTGCAAGACCCTTCCAACTTTGGCCAGTACCAACTGTACCAGCATGACCTGGCTCATTTTATGAAGTTGGATGCAGCTGCCCTCAAAGCTCTCAACCTCATGCCAGGGCCCCGCGATGGGTCCAAGACGATGAGCATCTTTGGCGTTCTTAACCACTGCAAGACACCAGTGGGCAGTCGACTTTTGGCACAATGGTTGAAGCAGCCTTTGATGAGCAAGAATGAGATTGAAAAGCGTCAGCAGTTGGTGGAAGCGTTCTATGTCGACACCGAACTTCGCCAAACATTACAGGAGGAACACCTGCGATCCATCCCCGATCTTTACAGACTCTCAAAGAGGTTCCAACGAGGCAAGGCCAAcctggaagatgttgtcCGCGCATACCAAGTCGTCATTCGCTTACCTGGCTTCATTGGTACTTTTGAGGGTGTCATGGATGAAAACTACAAGGACCCCCTCGACGAAGCTTACACCACCAAGCTTCGCGACCTTTCTGATAGCTTGGGCAAGCTCCAGGATATGGTGGAGCAGACAGTCGATCTAGATGCTCTTGATCGCCACGAatacatcatcaaggccgactTCGACAAGAGCTTACGTATCATCCGCAAGAAGCTTGATCAGCTCGACAAGGATATCCGAGCCGAGTTCACAGCTTCAGCCAAGGACCTAGGTCAAGAAGCCGACAAGAAGATTTTCCTTGAGACCAGCCACAAGGTCCATGGAGTGTGCATGCGTCTCACACGACAAGAGGCTGGCTGCATCCGAAACAACTCCAAGTACCAGGAGTGTTCGACCCAGAAGAACGGCGTCTACTTCACAACCAAGAAGTTGCAAGCCTATCGACGCGAGTACGACCAGCTTTCTCAAAATTACAACAGGACGCAAAGTAGTCTTGTCCATGAGGTTGTTCAGGTCGCTTCGTCTTACTGCCCTGTCTTAGAACGTCTTGCCGGTATCCTTGCTCATCTTGATGTGATTGTCTCTCTTGCTCACGCATCTGTTCATGCCCCTGAGTCGTATGTCCGACCCAAGATTCACGCCCGTGGCGAGGGCCAGACGATTCTTCGCGAAGCTCGCCACCCCTGCATGGAGCTTCAGGATGATGTTCAGTTCATAACCAATGATGTTGAGCTCACACGCGACAAGTCGTCGTTCCTTATTATCACTGGTCCCAACATGGGCGGTAAGTCGACATACATTCGACAAACGGGCGTCATCGCTCTTATGGCCCAGGTTGGATGCTTCGTGCCATGTGCAGAGGCAGAGTTGACTATCTACGACTCGATTCTGGCACGTGTGGGTGCTAGCGACTCGCAGCTCAAGGGTGTCTCTACCTTCATGGCCGAGATGCTCGAGACAGCCAATATCCTCAAGTCAGCTACGTCAGAGTCCTTGATCGTTATTGATGAGCTAGGACGTGGTACGTCGACTTACGACGGATTTGGTTTGGCATGGGCCATTTCGGAGCACATTGTTAAGGAAATTGGCTGCTCCGCCATGTTTGCCACTCACTTCCACGAACTCACAGCTCTTGCCGACCAGTACCCCCAAGTGCAAAACCTTCATGTAACAGCGCACATCGGCGGCACTGATGCAGCAGCTTCGGAAGCGGATGCCAAACGCGAAGTGACGTTGCTGTACAAGGTGGCACCGGGTGTGTGCGACCAGAGTTTCGGCATCCACGTTGCAGAGTTGGTCCGCTTCCCGGACAAGGTTGTCCGCATGGCCAAGCGCAAGGCAGACGAGCTTGAGGACTTTACCACCAAGCACGAGGATCTCGGCCTGCAGTACAGCAAGCAGGATATGGAGGATGGCAGTGCCATGCTGAAGCGAGTCCTGGTGGAGTGGAAGGACAAGGTGAAGGCTGGAGATATGAGCCGAGAGGAGCAAGTAGCTGCCTTGAAAGAGCTTGTTGGGGCAAACCCAGAGCTTCAGGCAAACCCTTTCTTTCAATCTGTGAAAGCTCTATAG